The Bdellovibrio bacteriovorus W nucleotide sequence GGGCCGATTCCCCAATATCCTGAGCTGTCCCAGTTACCTACGAACTGTGCTTGGCCCTGAGTGTTGTGATAGGAGCCGACAAAAACTGCGTTATAGTTTGCAGTGTCGTTCCATTCTCCCACTTGAAGTCTTGCACCTGGATCATAGGCGTCGATCCCTACGCGACCATCGGAGGTGAATCTCACCTTCTCAGAATTATTGGTTTCAAAGATAATATGCCCATCGACGCCGTTTGCAAGATGAAGGTCCAGGGTATTATTTTCTGTATAACCAAAAGAGCCGAGCCATGCATAGTCTCTCTGAAAGTCCATTTGTGAGCGACCAGCTGCCGGCGAATTTAGAATGAGGCTCGATTTATTAACTCCTGGAGATAAAATGCTAAGAGATGCATTTGTATCAGGTCCTTGAGCGATACCAATGGTGCCTGTTTTTCCAATGGTCATTCTTGTCGTGTTGTTGGTAAGGAACTCGAAGTTATAGTTATCAATCGTTCCTATTTTTGCGAGCTTGTTAAAGCTATTACCGCCGTTGCCATAATAATTTAGTGGAGTGCATCCAGCGATTCCACTTACATTGAAAGTGAGGGCTTCATTGATATTGCATTTAAACGAAGTAAATGCAGATCCAGAGGAGTTTGTTGTCACTAACTGATTTGCCGCAAAAACAGAGGCACCAGTTCCACCATTATTTATGGGTAGAATTCCTGTAGTTTCGGTATCAAGCTGAATAGCTCCAGAACTCGAAGCTGATGAGATCCTTCCTTGAGAATCAACCTTGATATTTGCCCGCGTATAGTTTCCAGCGACCACACCAGTGTCTGTTAAAGAAATTTCTCCAGTTGTGGTAATGGGACCGCCCATCAGTCCATTTCCAGTGGTGATACTTTTTACAGTTCCACCCGAGTCAGAGTCATTATCCGGAGCGGCTTTCCATTCGTTGCCATCAAATTTTAAAACATCACCGGATGTGGGTGCTGAAGCGCTGACTGCAATGCCTCTAATTTTTTGTACGGAGGTTGCTCCTATGGCTCCGCTGACATCGCCCGCTAAAGAAACGTTGATGGCTCGGCATTGAAAGCCACCGACTACATTCCAATACATGGTTTCATTAGCGGCGCATTGAGCATCCGCAATATACGTACTGAATTCGTCCTTCGAAATAAAACTATTTAAAGAAGTGGACAGTCCACTGATATCACTAGCTTGAATCAGTGAAGACCCCCAAGAGGTTCCATCAAATTTTAGAAAATGCTGAGTCGTTGGGGGAGTGGCAGAGACATTCACTCCTTGAATTTTGATGACTTTAGGAGAAGGATAATCACCACTCAAGTCTCCGGAAGCAGCCCCTAGTGGAGGACGCGAATCGCTAAAGCGCGGATCATCGCCAGCAGCCAGCGTGTTTGCAGAATTTCCGACGCTGATGCTTAGAATGGGGTTGGTGCTGCCATCCGATACAGTCAGATACGTAGAATTAGAGCTGACGGACTTAACGGTTCCTTCTGAAGCCGCAGGAATGGTTTTGCAGACAATATTATTACCAATTTTGGTGAGGTATGAATCCCCGATACACGTCGGGACATCACTTCTTAAAACAAAGTCAGAAGCAGATTTAGTTCCTAATAACTCTGAAGAGTAAGAGTAAGCAGCGTAGGGGACGCTGCGAATCTCACTGGAAGGTGAGATCGCTTTCCATCCGCTGCCATCATGAAACTGAACTTTTAAAACTCGAATATCGCCGGCTTTTGCTTCGTATTCTGAATCTCCGTAGCATTTATGGATTTGACTGTTATTAAATGAATCAATCAGTGTGAAAAGGGGATCGCTAGGGAACATTTTAATTCCTGAGCCGATGGGAACGTCAAAAATCCCGTTGGAATTTAAGAGATTTACACCATTTTTTTGTTCGCGATAAATGACACAAGAACCATTTGGGTTGGTAATTTCAAAAAGGAAACTGACGTTGTTCTTGTTAAGTCCCTGACCGTGCTCATCAATAATTCGGCCTTGATAGGTCAGGGTTGCAGGGCTAGCAAAGCCCTGGTTACAAAGGAGAATGAAAATACCTAACAAGAACACACCGATTTTCATGTAGAACTTATCGGCAGGCGGAGTAAAAGTCGAAAGGTCTAAAAAATTACATCTACAAGTAAGTGTCTCATTATGATGCTAAATTTAAAGAGGAGAGAGCTTTAAAAGATCTTCAGGAAACTGAATCGACTCTTGAGTGCGAAGTCTTTTATAAAAAACATAGTTGCGCATCACGAGTTTGATGTAGGCACGGGTCTCTTCATAAGGAACTTCTTCGATAAACTCGACCGAGTCTTCACGATAGCGAGTTTTGAGCCAGCCACGAATGGCGTTATGATTGGCGTTGTAGCCAGAGACTGCTAAAATAAATTGATTATTATAGCGCTTCATCAAGTTCTTAAGTTCAAAAGCCCCTAGAGGAACGTTGATCTCGGGAATAAATAAATCACTGGCTTCGGCGTATTCGAGTTTGTTTTCTTTTGCGAGTTGCTTTGCCACGCTCGGAAGAAGTTGCATTAAACCAAATGCATCAGCAGGGCTGCGCGCTTCAGGGTTGAATGCGGACTCTTGACGAATGATCGACAAGATAAACTCAGACGGAGTCCCACTTTTTTGCGAGGCATCTGCGACAATGTCTTTAAATGCTAGCGGGAATAAAAGATCTGGATGGTCTTTTAAGAGTTTATCTTTTACTTCAGGTTGAAGGGCGCCAATGGCTGCAAAGAGCGGTAAGTAAAGACCACTGCGCGCAAAGCCCGAAGACATGGCTAGCCAAGTTTCTTCTGAGGTGACTTTGTTTTGGCGGAGAGACTCCGCCATTTTTGAAATGATCTGCTCAGCAAAAGCTTTTTCTTTCACGGCAATAAGCCACTCGGCCACAAGTCGATTCTGCGCAGGGATCTCAGAGACACCTAAAAGGCTTAATTTTTCAAGATCTTGAGCTTCATCTCTTAAAGGAGGGTAGTTCTGCTTGAGCTCGCGAATGGCTAAGACGCCGTAATAACCCATAGGGTCTTCGGTTTTTAAAACTTCGAGTTCTTGAGTGGCATCCTGTGGAAGGTTGAGCTTCTGATAAGTACGCGACAACCAGAATCTAGCGCGAGCTTTGTCGGAAGGGTCCTTCACAGAGTCGCGCATCTCAGTGAAACTATCTTTAGCTTCGTTCCACTTTTCAAGTTTGTAGTAGTTCCAAGATTTTAGCCACGCGATTTTATCACGCAATCCCGTCATGCTCACCGGTTGGTTATAGCTAAGCTCAAAGTGAGTGATCGCCTCTTCAAAACGTCCTTTTTCTTCTTCAATTCTGCCAAGGATGAAGTAAACCTCATCTAGAGGGTAGAAGCCTTTTAAATCTTTAAGGGCTCTTTGTAGGTTCTGCACAGCTTTGGTGACTTGGCTCTCAGTCCATAGAGCTTTTGCATTCAACATCAGCGCATCGTGGTAACGAGCTGTTGCGCGACGATCTTTTTTGTTTTTGCGAAAATTCTTGGCTGTCCACTCAACAAGATCATCGGTCGCTTTGATGTATTCAGTTTTTCTTTGTGCCACCTTGTAAGTCTGGCGAAGGCTGCGCAAGGCTTGAAACTTATCATTGTCATTACTGCCTTTGGCTTTCAGAATTTTCTCGTAGGCAGCAACAGCACTGTCAAAGTCACGATGAAAGCGGTAGTCCATAGCCACAGCGCTAAGATCTTTTAGTGCGGGCTGGGGATCTAGGCGCGGTGAGTTTTTGTAAAGGGCCGCTTGAACTTCCGCGATCTTTTCTTGGGAGTTCAACTTTTGCGCTGTCATCAGAGCCTTAAGATAATACTCTTCTTTGATTTTTTT carries:
- a CDS encoding putative cell wall surface anchor family protein; protein product: MKIGVFLLGIFILLCNQGFASPATLTYQGRIIDEHGQGLNKNNVSFLFEITNPNGSCVIYREQKNGVNLLNSNGIFDVPIGSGIKMFPSDPLFTLIDSFNNSQIHKCYGDSEYEAKAGDIRVLKVQFHDGSGWKAISPSSEIRSVPYAAYSYSSELLGTKSASDFVLRSDVPTCIGDSYLTKIGNNIVCKTIPAASEGTVKSVSSNSTYLTVSDGSTNPILSISVGNSANTLAAGDDPRFSDSRPPLGAASGDLSGDYPSPKVIKIQGVNVSATPPTTQHFLKFDGTSWGSSLIQASDISGLSTSLNSFISKDEFSTYIADAQCAANETMYWNVVGGFQCRAINVSLAGDVSGAIGATSVQKIRGIAVSASAPTSGDVLKFDGNEWKAAPDNDSDSGGTVKSITTGNGLMGGPITTTGEISLTDTGVVAGNYTRANIKVDSQGRISSASSSGAIQLDTETTGILPINNGGTGASVFAANQLVTTNSSGSAFTSFKCNINEALTFNVSGIAGCTPLNYYGNGGNSFNKLAKIGTIDNYNFEFLTNNTTRMTIGKTGTIGIAQGPDTNASLSILSPGVNKSSLILNSPAAGRSQMDFQRDYAWLGSFGYTENNTLDLHLANGVDGHIIFETNNSEKVRFTSDGRVGIDAYDPGARLQVGEWNDTANYNAVFVGSYHNTQGQAQFVGNWDSSGYWGIGPISKPANNTVRIGSANANGEWKDDQTVKLAVPAAIGIGKTLTNPLRGLHMKGTGGVDDDLFIESQGNSTGEGSLIVARAREDASKNPAAVQTGDSLGFLSFRAYDGTSYVSTANIAATSAANFASETKTSNLVISTMTNGAMKEKLRFHSNGNIGVSSTAPKTLFEIKSTGYLFNDSPLSIDNGFSGESFRLGNAVGGSGRGDAYMHICDSTTSSTCHFYLTQKGVTRMMIDANGKVGINTSGNNPYDFFVNGSAGGTAAWANTSDARLKKNIQLIPDSLEKLLQLNGVTFNWRHDVRTDISFSDDTDMGLIAQDVEKVFPEAVSTDKQSFKSVAYTKLIGPIVEAIKELYSEITHTSAELEKQSREIASLKEENRLLREAICESNPKAKLCLKN
- a CDS encoding soluble lytic murein transglycosylase (COG0457 FOG: TPR repeat) — its product is MPRSIVALSFLSVMLGCSTLSRLDTKIDRKLTPPASTFLTRYKNATTQELSNLAVGANEQNIRWWKNYTLASKLRTTDATQSCSLYKDLSNEEEFPLNDLSLLRAYEICSDEKGLKQLPSAIAPWYNDLFVEIQLKEALESEDLNDDVEAFVLKARKETNKKIKEEYYLKALMTAQKLNSQEKIAEVQAALYKNSPRLDPQPALKDLSAVAMDYRFHRDFDSAVAAYEKILKAKGSNDNDKFQALRSLRQTYKVAQRKTEYIKATDDLVEWTAKNFRKNKKDRRATARYHDALMLNAKALWTESQVTKAVQNLQRALKDLKGFYPLDEVYFILGRIEEEKGRFEEAITHFELSYNQPVSMTGLRDKIAWLKSWNYYKLEKWNEAKDSFTEMRDSVKDPSDKARARFWLSRTYQKLNLPQDATQELEVLKTEDPMGYYGVLAIRELKQNYPPLRDEAQDLEKLSLLGVSEIPAQNRLVAEWLIAVKEKAFAEQIISKMAESLRQNKVTSEETWLAMSSGFARSGLYLPLFAAIGALQPEVKDKLLKDHPDLLFPLAFKDIVADASQKSGTPSEFILSIIRQESAFNPEARSPADAFGLMQLLPSVAKQLAKENKLEYAEASDLFIPEINVPLGAFELKNLMKRYNNQFILAVSGYNANHNAIRGWLKTRYREDSVEFIEEVPYEETRAYIKLVMRNYVFYKRLRTQESIQFPEDLLKLSPL